A single region of the Salvia splendens isolate huo1 chromosome 18, SspV2, whole genome shotgun sequence genome encodes:
- the LOC121777051 gene encoding uncharacterized protein LOC121777051 — protein sequence MEMRLAEHVQDNSNNANISSMVPTTKVPRGFKKRISVRGSKRLKSWVELQPKRKKKQIIRPRMLEHKMPLPTSSSALSTSHACPERTPNHLSFTEMVPFDQTMFSADRTYFSGDASNADNRDRDY from the exons ATGGAAATGCGTTTAGCTGAACACGTCCAAGACAACAGTAACAATGCAAACATCTCTTCAATGGTCCCTACTACAAAGGTACCAAGAGGATTCAAGAAAAGAATTAGTGTAAGAGGTTCAAAACGGTTGAAAAGTTGGGTGGAACTTCAGCCAAAACGGAAAAAAAAGCAAATCATAAGACCAAG GATGTTGGAGCACAAAATGCCATTGCCTACTTCTAGTTCAGCACTTTCGACATCTCATGCGTGCCCGGAAAGGACTCCAAATCATTTAAGTTTCACCGAAATG GTACCATTTGATCAAACCATGTTTTCTGCTGATCGAACATATTTCAGTGGAGATGCATCTAATGCTGACAATCGAGATCGagattattga
- the LOC121775919 gene encoding protein POLLENLESS 3-LIKE 2-like, whose amino-acid sequence MMKEMCNAPPGFRPTKSAPASPAKPLGIARTHSDTFHVTNKVPAGDTPYVRAKNVQLVEKDPERAIPLFWAAINAGDRVDSALKDMAIVMKQQNRAEEAIEAIRSLRSRCSDQAQESLDNILLDLYKRCGRLDDQVALLKRKLFLIQQGMAFNGKRTKTARSQGKKFQVSVEQEATRLLGNLGWALMQQNNYIEAEEAYRRALVLAPDNNKMCNLGICLMKQGRIGEAKDTLRRVKPAVINGPRGVDSHLKAYERAQQMLRDLESEMMTKGGADRVEQSKLFDAFLGSSAIWQPQPCKESRAAPAFPASAAAFADEDVNSRNIIAAPVNRLAAFPAAAAAFADENVNSGNIIAPVNRLAAKNSNNIIAHPVKISNNSVVNLNIDAQPFYSSKVAAEGLKRSRSGTAADLAAAIEKEDNWADILPDSKDFEDAIMAAVLGGESDVLKKKKVVEKRLKVFQDITTSLSPKAASSRIF is encoded by the exons ATGATGAAAGAAATGTGCAATGCGCCACCAGGTTTCCGGCCAACAAAATCTGCTCCCGCTTCACCGGCGAAGCCACTTGGCATCGCCCGGACCCATTCGGATACCTTCCATGTCACCAACAAGGTCCCGGCCGGCGACACCCCCTACGTCCGTGCCAAAAACGTTCAA CTAGTGGAGAAGGATCCGGAGAGGGCGATACCCCTATTCTGGGCTGCCATTAACGCCGGCGACAGAGTCGATAGCGCGCTCAAAGACATGGCCATCGTGATGAAGCAGCAAAATAGGGCTGAAGAAGCCATTGAAGCAATCAGATCATTACGCAGTCGTTGCTCCGATCAAGCGCAGGAATCGCTCGACAACATCTTATTGGACCTCTACAAG AGATGTGGGAGATTGGATGACCAAGTAGCGCTCCTGAAGCGTAAGCTGTTCCTAATCCAGCAGGGCATGGCCTTCAACGGCAAGCGCACCAAAACCGCCCGATCGCAGGGGAAGAAATTCCAAGTCTCCGTCGAGCAAGAGGCCACGCGACTACTG GGGAACTTAGGGTGGGCGCTGATGCAGCAGAACAACTACATCGAAGCAGAAGAGGCGTACCGGCGAGCCCTTGTTCTGGCGCCGGACAACAATAAAATGTGCAATCTCGGCATTTGCCTGATGAAGCAGGGCAGAATCGGCGAGGCTAAGGATACGCTGCGGCGGGTGAAGCCGGCGGTCATCAACGGGCCGAGGGGCGTCGACTCGCACCTCAAGGCCTACGAGAGGGCTCAGCAGATGCTCAGAGATCTGGAATCGGAGATGATGACTAAAGGCGGCGCGGATCGCGTCGAGCAGAGTAAGCTGTTCGACGCCTTTTTAGGCTCCTCCGCGATCTGGCAGCCTCAGCCGTGCAAGGAGAGCCGCGCCGCTCCCGCCTTTCCTGCTTCTGCTGCGGCCTTTGCTGATGAGGATGTCAACAGCAGAAACATAATCGCTGCTCCGGTCAATCGTTTAGCCGCCTTTCCTGCTGCCGCCGCGGCCTTTGCTGATGAGAATGTCAACAGCGGCAACATAATCGCTCCGGTTAATCGTTTAGCGGCGAAGAATAGTAATAACATAATCGCTCATCCGGTTAAGATTAGTAATAACAGTGTGGTGAATCTGAACATCGACGCGCAGCCGTTCTACTCGTCGAAGGTGGCGGCGGAGGGTTTGAAGAGGAGCAGATCAGGCACTGCAGCGGATCTCGCGGCGGCGATCGAgaaggaggataattgggcggaCATTTTGCCGGATAGCAAGGATTTCGAGGATGCTATAATGGCGGCGGTTTTGGGAGGTGAGAGCGatgtgttgaagaagaagaaggtggtGGAGAAGAGGCTCAAGGTTTTTCAGGATATAACGACGTCGTTGAGCCCCAAAGCAGCATCATCACGGATTTTTTAA